The proteins below come from a single Caulobacter flavus genomic window:
- the dgcA gene encoding N-acetyl-D-Glu racemase DgcA, which yields MSRLVAVRPVSHPLAAPFRISRGVKTAAAVVVVEIAEGGHIGRGESVPYARYGETVQAVEAQLAPAARLIATGGDLAEALALLPAGAARNALDCAIWDLRAKASGVSVAAATGLAVPPSLVTAVTVSLDTPDAMAEAARKVADAPLIKVKLSAEDPAARLAAVAQAAPAAALIVDPNEGWTFDILRGLEDQLSRLNIALVEQPLPAGEDAALEGYAPPFPICADESVHTAADLPALRARYQAVNLKLDKSGGLTEALTMLRAAKDLGFTLMTGCMVASSLAIAPALHLAAECAFADLDGPWWLKEDHPGGLRVTAGRITPPTAGFWGDGVDAEGLWI from the coding sequence ATGAGCCGTCTCGTCGCCGTTCGCCCCGTCAGCCATCCGCTCGCCGCGCCGTTCCGCATCTCGCGGGGGGTCAAGACCGCCGCCGCCGTGGTGGTGGTCGAGATCGCCGAGGGCGGCCACATCGGCCGGGGCGAGAGCGTGCCCTATGCCCGCTACGGCGAGACCGTGCAGGCCGTCGAGGCGCAGCTGGCCCCCGCCGCCCGCCTGATCGCCACGGGCGGCGATCTCGCCGAGGCCCTGGCCCTGCTGCCGGCCGGCGCCGCGCGCAACGCCCTGGACTGCGCGATCTGGGACTTGCGGGCCAAGGCGTCCGGCGTCTCGGTGGCGGCGGCCACCGGCCTTGCCGTCCCGCCCTCGCTGGTCACCGCCGTCACCGTCAGCCTGGACACGCCGGACGCCATGGCCGAGGCGGCCCGCAAGGTCGCCGACGCGCCGCTGATCAAGGTCAAGCTGTCGGCCGAAGACCCCGCCGCTCGCCTCGCCGCCGTGGCCCAGGCCGCGCCCGCCGCCGCCCTGATCGTCGACCCCAACGAGGGCTGGACCTTCGACATCCTGCGCGGGCTGGAAGACCAGCTCTCGCGCCTCAACATCGCCCTGGTCGAACAGCCCCTGCCCGCTGGCGAGGACGCCGCGCTCGAAGGCTACGCGCCGCCCTTCCCGATCTGCGCCGACGAGTCGGTGCACACCGCCGCCGACCTGCCGGCCCTGCGCGCCCGCTACCAGGCCGTGAACCTCAAGCTCGACAAGTCCGGCGGCCTGACCGAGGCGCTGACCATGCTGCGGGCGGCCAAGGACCTGGGCTTCACCCTGATGACCGGTTGCATGGTCGCCTCGTCGCTGGCCATCGCGCCCGCCCTGCACCTGGCCGCCGAATGCGCCTTCGCCGACCTCGACGGGCCCTGGTGGCTGAAGGAAGACCACCCGGGCGGCCTGCGCGTGACGGCCGGGCGGATCACCCCGCCGACGGCGGGGTTCTGGGGGGACGGCGTGGACGCCGAGGGACTGTGGATTTGA
- the didA gene encoding DNA damage-induced SOS-independent cell division inhibitor A: protein MTDIAMTQFFDAPVRTARRVRVARPGRPAGVWGSVTYAGVLLVWAGLFVIRPRLALRVMAERRADSPLPRLGKR from the coding sequence ATGACCGACATCGCCATGACCCAGTTCTTCGACGCTCCCGTCCGCACCGCCCGCCGCGTGCGCGTGGCCCGCCCGGGCCGTCCGGCCGGGGTGTGGGGCTCGGTCACCTACGCCGGCGTGCTGCTGGTCTGGGCCGGCCTCTTCGTGATCCGTCCGCGCCTGGCCCTTCGGGTCATGGCCGAACGCCGCGCCGACTCGCCCCTGCCCCGCCTGGGCAAGCGCTGA
- a CDS encoding polyhydroxyalkanoic acid system family protein produces the protein MSKPVTINIPHELGVAEAKRRIENGFEQLGAQIPGGLANVTKAWRDDVLDFSALVMGQAITGKLNVAANVVIVEVVLPGLLGMIAGKITGQVKKQGTLLLEKK, from the coding sequence ATGTCGAAGCCCGTCACCATCAACATCCCGCACGAACTCGGCGTGGCCGAGGCCAAGCGCCGGATCGAGAACGGCTTCGAGCAGCTGGGCGCCCAGATCCCCGGCGGCCTGGCCAACGTCACCAAGGCCTGGCGCGACGACGTGCTGGACTTCTCGGCCCTGGTCATGGGCCAGGCCATCACCGGCAAGCTGAACGTGGCGGCCAACGTGGTGATCGTCGAGGTCGTGCTGCCGGGCCTCCTTGGCATGATCGCCGGCAAGATCACCGGCCAGGTCAAGAAGCAGGGAACGCTGCTGCTGGAGAAGAAGTAG
- a CDS encoding low affinity iron permease family protein codes for MDKFFARFANATALAAGKPATFLACLALVILWAASGPIFKFSETWQLVINTGTTIITFLMVFLIQNTQNRDSEALQTKLDELILSSTADNDFVGIEKLSKKELDALHARCKKAADLAHNRLEKVTALRERHGKGELDSKPAPRRRAPARAKR; via the coding sequence TTGGACAAGTTCTTCGCCAGGTTCGCCAACGCCACCGCCCTCGCCGCCGGCAAGCCGGCGACCTTCCTGGCGTGCCTGGCGCTGGTGATCCTGTGGGCGGCGTCCGGTCCGATCTTCAAGTTCTCCGAGACCTGGCAGCTGGTGATCAACACCGGCACGACCATCATCACCTTCCTGATGGTGTTCCTGATCCAGAACACCCAGAACCGCGATAGCGAGGCGCTTCAGACCAAGCTCGACGAACTGATCTTGTCGTCGACCGCCGACAACGACTTCGTCGGCATCGAGAAGCTGTCGAAAAAGGAGCTGGATGCGCTCCACGCCCGCTGCAAGAAGGCCGCCGACCTGGCTCACAACCGGCTGGAGAAGGTGACGGCATTGCGTGAGCGGCACGGCAAGGGCGAATTGGACAGCAAGCCCGCGCCACGTAGGCGCGCGCCGGCCAGGGCCAAGCGCTAG
- a CDS encoding DUF983 domain-containing protein, translated as MTPGHEFFDPPSPIVSGFRQRCPRCGEGKLFKGFLALAPACDHCGLDYGFAEPADGPAFFVMSGVGILVTFVFAWVEVVYRPPIWVHFVTVFPAMILGCLATLRPVKAWLVASQFVNKAEEGKFESLGRHDHDPRRL; from the coding sequence ATGACGCCCGGACACGAGTTTTTCGACCCGCCCTCGCCCATCGTCAGCGGCTTTCGCCAGCGCTGCCCGCGCTGCGGCGAGGGCAAGCTGTTCAAGGGCTTCCTGGCGCTCGCCCCGGCCTGCGACCACTGTGGCCTGGACTACGGCTTCGCCGAGCCGGCCGACGGCCCGGCCTTCTTCGTGATGAGCGGCGTCGGCATACTGGTGACCTTCGTCTTCGCCTGGGTCGAGGTGGTCTATCGCCCGCCGATCTGGGTGCATTTCGTGACCGTGTTCCCGGCCATGATCCTCGGCTGCCTGGCCACCCTGCGTCCGGTGAAGGCCTGGCTGGTGGCCTCGCAGTTCGTCAACAAGGCCGAGGAAGGCAAGTTCGAGAGCCTGGGACGGCACGACCACGATCCGCGACGGCTCTGA
- a CDS encoding PLP-dependent aminotransferase family protein, whose amino-acid sequence MGDAREGGFPAGAAWLRRVAAGEGPIYRRVFEALRAAVADGELSPGDQLPPQRTVAGLLEVDFTTVTRAYALAREHGLVEGATGRGTFVRRRAGEEEAGLVDLSMNLPPPPEGLSLAALLRETTAAVLARTDPATLMAYHAGAGSLAQRAAGAAWLVPGQGSVDPERVVVCAGAQAALSAILALETAPGDAVVVEALTYPGLLAALAARGVRAVACPMDAEGMIPGALAAQLAASRARLVVLTPTWQNPTTATMGAERRAAVVEACARAGARIVEDDAYGRLPEASPTALAALAPKRTWRVATLAKALTPGLRIAYVAAPDPEAAGRLAAAGHALCQMPAPLMAAVAAAWIRDGAAQAILAGVRAEAVARRALAAEILPRAVGPEGCLHVWLERAAGGSPEGLSLAPATLFAAPGVAAEGARLSLGAPGKRAVLASALRRVAASLT is encoded by the coding sequence ATGGGTGACGCAAGAGAAGGCGGCTTTCCAGCGGGCGCCGCGTGGCTGCGGCGCGTGGCCGCGGGCGAGGGGCCGATCTATCGCCGGGTGTTCGAGGCCCTGCGGGCGGCGGTCGCCGACGGCGAGCTGTCGCCCGGCGACCAGCTGCCGCCCCAGCGGACGGTCGCCGGCCTGCTGGAGGTCGACTTCACCACCGTCACCCGCGCCTACGCCCTGGCGCGCGAGCACGGGCTGGTCGAGGGCGCGACCGGGCGCGGCACGTTCGTGCGCCGGCGGGCGGGCGAGGAGGAGGCCGGTCTCGTCGACCTGTCGATGAACCTGCCGCCGCCGCCCGAGGGGCTGTCGCTGGCCGCGCTGCTGCGCGAGACGACGGCGGCCGTGCTGGCCCGCACCGATCCGGCGACGCTGATGGCCTATCACGCCGGCGCGGGCTCTCTGGCTCAGAGGGCGGCCGGGGCGGCGTGGCTGGTGCCGGGCCAGGGATCGGTGGACCCCGAGCGGGTGGTGGTCTGCGCGGGAGCCCAGGCGGCGCTCTCCGCGATCCTGGCCCTGGAGACCGCGCCGGGCGACGCCGTGGTCGTCGAGGCCCTGACCTACCCCGGCTTGCTGGCGGCCCTGGCCGCGCGCGGCGTCCGCGCCGTCGCCTGCCCGATGGACGCCGAGGGGATGATCCCCGGGGCCCTGGCCGCGCAACTGGCCGCCAGCCGCGCGCGGTTGGTGGTGCTCACCCCCACCTGGCAGAACCCTACCACGGCGACGATGGGCGCGGAGCGACGTGCGGCGGTGGTCGAAGCCTGCGCGAGGGCCGGCGCCCGTATCGTCGAGGACGACGCCTACGGCCGGCTGCCCGAAGCCTCGCCGACGGCCCTGGCGGCGCTGGCGCCCAAGCGGACATGGCGCGTGGCCACCCTGGCCAAGGCCCTGACGCCGGGCTTGCGCATCGCCTATGTCGCCGCGCCCGATCCCGAGGCGGCGGGTCGTCTGGCCGCCGCCGGCCACGCCCTGTGCCAGATGCCGGCGCCGCTGATGGCGGCCGTGGCCGCGGCCTGGATCCGCGACGGCGCTGCGCAGGCGATCCTGGCGGGCGTTCGCGCCGAGGCGGTGGCCCGACGGGCCTTGGCCGCCGAGATCCTGCCGCGGGCCGTCGGGCCCGAAGGCTGCCTGCATGTCTGGCTCGAGCGGGCGGCGGGCGGTTCGCCCGAGGGGCTGTCGCTGGCGCCGGCCACGCTGTTCGCCGCTCCGGGCGTCGCGGCCGAGGGGGCGCGGCTGTCGCTGGGCGCGCCGGGCAAGCGGGCGGTGCTGGCCTCGGCCCTGCGGCGGGTGGCGGCCTCGCTGACCTGA
- a CDS encoding efflux RND transporter permease subunit has translation MDTNNISRWAIKNPIPVLMLFVMLTIAGIVGFNSMRINNNPDVDLPLVVVSASRPGAAPSELETQVTRLIEDSIAGLGQVRHITSTVGDGFSSTFIEFELGVDHERVTNDVRNAMSNLQSSLPQDMQIPNVTRIDISGDPLITYVVQAPGLSPEQRSWFVDNDVARTLLAIRGIGEVNRLGGVSREIQVALDPDRLSSRGVTAAAVSQALASTNADLPGGRVTVSGSERAIRTLGAAGSVEQLRETRIQLPSGGTVRLGDLGEVTDRWAEPRNRARFDNQEVVTFNMVRSRGASEVKVAEKVRHAIEKLDKEHPELTIQEITSNVKYIEESYWASMEALILGAVLAVLVVLLFLRDWRATFLAAVAIPLSLLPTFAVMAPLGQSLNGVTLLALSLTVGILVDDAIVEIENIVRHMRGGKSPYNAAMEAADEIGLAVVATTFTIVAVFAPTGFMPGIIGQFFKAFALAACVSVLFSLLVARMLTPLMGAYMLKPHHKPDTDPFWMDGYLKALGWGLNNKWKVALMAIPIFIGSVLLAMSLPFEFQPAADRGRAPFSIELPPGATLDETDAVAERVTRELKARPEVKSVYASVGNDGVNKARITADLVPKGERMNQQQFSRMMVDQFKAIPGARIGAGNNSGGGPGDGGSYTLRLVGDDGPELEAAARRVEAQMRTVPGLANVVNTASIARPEIIVTPRPDQAARMGVSAGAISQAVRVATIGDIDQSLPKYNLGDRQVPIRLRLTQNALEDLSVLETLKVPSSTGASVPLNAVADIRFGAGPSQISRQDRSRVAEITAELDGIVVGEAGKRVHALSTVKELPPGVKEVAAGDAEFMAEMATGFAMALFTGLLLMYVVLVLLFRSFAHPVTIMAALPLAIGGAFALLKLVNSSFSMSSLIGILMLMGIAAKNSILLVEYAIMAMKDGKMTRREALLDAAHKRARPILMTTVAMGAGMVPVAVGFGADVEFRAPMAITVIGGLITSTFLSLLYIPVVFVFMDQLKNWSNGLLGRFFHHSHHHPAHGPHQEEPVLVSRD, from the coding sequence ATGGACACCAACAACATCTCGCGCTGGGCGATCAAGAACCCGATCCCCGTCCTAATGCTGTTCGTCATGCTGACGATCGCCGGCATCGTCGGCTTCAACAGCATGCGGATCAACAACAACCCCGACGTCGACCTGCCCCTGGTGGTGGTGTCGGCCTCGCGTCCGGGCGCCGCGCCCAGCGAACTGGAAACCCAGGTCACCCGCCTGATCGAGGACTCGATCGCGGGCCTGGGCCAGGTGCGCCACATCACCTCGACCGTCGGCGACGGCTTCTCCTCGACCTTCATCGAGTTCGAGCTGGGCGTCGACCACGAGCGCGTCACCAATGACGTGCGCAACGCCATGTCCAACCTGCAGTCCTCCCTGCCGCAGGACATGCAGATCCCCAACGTCACCCGCATCGACATCTCGGGCGACCCGCTGATCACCTATGTCGTCCAGGCCCCCGGCCTGTCGCCCGAGCAGCGCAGCTGGTTCGTCGACAACGACGTGGCCCGCACCCTGCTGGCGATCCGCGGCATCGGCGAGGTCAACCGCCTGGGCGGCGTCAGCCGCGAGATCCAGGTCGCGCTCGACCCCGACCGCCTGTCGTCGCGCGGCGTCACCGCCGCCGCCGTCAGCCAGGCCCTGGCCAGCACCAACGCCGACCTGCCGGGCGGCCGGGTGACGGTCTCGGGCTCCGAGCGCGCCATCCGCACCCTGGGCGCGGCCGGCTCGGTGGAGCAACTGCGCGAGACCCGCATCCAGCTGCCGTCGGGCGGCACCGTGCGCCTGGGCGACCTGGGCGAGGTCACCGACCGCTGGGCCGAGCCGCGCAACCGCGCCCGCTTCGACAACCAGGAAGTCGTGACCTTCAACATGGTCCGCTCGCGCGGCGCCAGCGAGGTCAAGGTCGCCGAGAAGGTGCGCCACGCGATCGAGAAGCTCGACAAGGAGCATCCCGAGCTGACGATCCAGGAAATCACCTCGAACGTGAAGTACATCGAGGAAAGCTACTGGGCGTCGATGGAGGCCCTGATCCTGGGCGCGGTGCTGGCCGTGCTGGTGGTGCTGCTGTTCCTGCGCGACTGGCGCGCCACCTTCCTGGCGGCCGTGGCCATCCCGCTGTCGCTGCTGCCGACCTTCGCGGTCATGGCGCCGCTGGGTCAGTCGCTGAACGGCGTCACCCTGCTGGCGCTGTCGCTGACCGTGGGCATCCTGGTCGACGACGCCATCGTCGAGATCGAGAACATCGTCCGCCACATGCGCGGCGGCAAGTCGCCCTACAACGCGGCGATGGAGGCCGCCGACGAGATCGGCCTGGCCGTGGTGGCCACCACCTTCACCATCGTCGCGGTGTTCGCGCCCACCGGCTTCATGCCCGGCATCATCGGCCAGTTCTTCAAGGCCTTCGCCCTGGCCGCCTGCGTCTCGGTGCTGTTCTCGCTGCTGGTCGCCCGCATGCTGACGCCGCTGATGGGCGCCTACATGCTCAAGCCCCACCACAAGCCCGACACCGACCCCTTCTGGATGGACGGCTACTTGAAAGCCCTGGGCTGGGGCCTGAACAACAAGTGGAAGGTCGCCCTGATGGCGATCCCCATCTTCATCGGCTCGGTGCTGCTGGCCATGAGCCTGCCGTTCGAGTTCCAGCCGGCGGCCGACCGCGGTCGCGCGCCGTTCTCGATCGAGCTGCCGCCCGGCGCGACGCTGGACGAGACCGACGCCGTCGCCGAGCGCGTCACCCGCGAGCTGAAGGCCCGTCCGGAGGTCAAGAGCGTCTACGCCTCGGTCGGCAACGACGGGGTCAACAAGGCGCGGATCACCGCCGACCTCGTGCCGAAGGGCGAGCGGATGAACCAGCAGCAGTTCAGCCGCATGATGGTCGACCAGTTCAAGGCCATCCCCGGCGCGCGCATCGGCGCGGGCAACAACAGCGGCGGCGGCCCCGGCGACGGCGGCAGCTACACCCTGCGCCTGGTCGGCGACGACGGTCCGGAACTGGAAGCGGCCGCCCGCAGGGTCGAGGCGCAGATGCGCACGGTCCCGGGCCTGGCCAACGTGGTCAACACCGCCTCGATCGCCCGTCCGGAGATCATCGTCACCCCGCGTCCCGACCAGGCCGCCCGCATGGGCGTCTCGGCCGGCGCGATCTCGCAGGCCGTGCGGGTGGCGACCATCGGCGACATCGACCAGTCGCTGCCCAAGTACAATCTGGGCGACCGCCAGGTGCCGATCCGCCTGCGCCTGACGCAGAACGCGCTCGAGGACCTGTCGGTGCTGGAGACCCTGAAGGTGCCGTCGTCGACCGGCGCGTCCGTGCCGCTGAACGCGGTGGCCGACATCCGCTTCGGCGCCGGCCCCTCGCAGATCAGCCGCCAGGACCGCTCGCGCGTCGCCGAGATCACCGCCGAACTCGACGGCATCGTGGTCGGCGAGGCGGGCAAGCGGGTCCACGCCCTCAGCACGGTCAAGGAACTGCCGCCCGGCGTGAAGGAGGTGGCGGCGGGCGACGCCGAGTTCATGGCCGAGATGGCCACGGGCTTCGCCATGGCGCTCTTCACCGGCCTGCTGCTGATGTACGTCGTGCTGGTGCTGCTGTTCCGCAGCTTCGCCCACCCGGTGACCATCATGGCCGCCCTGCCCCTGGCCATCGGCGGCGCCTTCGCCCTGCTTAAGCTGGTCAACAGCAGCTTCTCGATGTCGAGCCTGATCGGCATCCTGATGCTGATGGGCATCGCCGCCAAGAACTCGATCCTGCTGGTCGAGTACGCGATCATGGCGATGAAGGACGGCAAGATGACCCGGCGCGAGGCCCTGCTCGACGCGGCCCACAAGCGGGCCCGTCCGATCCTGATGACCACCGTGGCCATGGGCGCGGGCATGGTGCCGGTGGCCGTCGGCTTCGGCGCCGACGTCGAGTTCCGGGCCCCGATGGCGATCACCGTCATCGGCGGCCTGATCACCTCGACCTTCCTGTCGCTGCTCTACATCCCGGTGGTGTTCGTGTTCATGGACCAGCTGAAGAACTGGTCGAACGGGCTGCTGGGGCGGTTCTTCCACCACTCCCACCACCACCCGGCCCACGGGCCGCACCAGGAAGAACCGGTGCTGGTCAGCCGGGACTGA
- a CDS encoding efflux RND transporter periplasmic adaptor subunit: MGYGFKGSIGRTTALALVLTVCAAGLSACGKDKKAEAKAKKPVAAQTVSVAPVAVLPLPRVINASGTISAWEEVPVGAETGGLTATAVNAEEGQFVRQGQVLVALNDTLLRAQLRQQEASVASARATLAEAEASLKRSRELLAKGFLSQASLDTATARQATAAAQVAAAEAARGETAARVAQASIRAPVSGLIVRRSVTKGQIVNAGSELFRIVRDGRMELDAELPETDLGVVKAGMPASITSEQVGQADGAVRIVTSEVDPQTRLGVARIALTSMGAFRPGMFARAQIQAGDQASPVVPSAAILYRQNQPGVFLVDRNKKAQFRKVGIVARTGDITAVSGVSAGEDIIVDGAGFLGDGDAVRVAVHKPAPTLAAAKR; encoded by the coding sequence GTGGGTTACGGGTTTAAGGGGTCCATCGGGCGCACGACGGCGCTGGCCCTGGTTCTGACGGTCTGCGCCGCCGGCCTTTCCGCCTGCGGCAAGGACAAGAAGGCCGAGGCCAAGGCCAAGAAGCCCGTCGCCGCCCAGACCGTCAGCGTCGCACCCGTCGCCGTCCTGCCGCTGCCGCGCGTCATCAACGCCTCGGGCACCATCTCGGCCTGGGAAGAGGTGCCGGTGGGCGCCGAGACCGGCGGCCTGACCGCCACCGCCGTCAACGCCGAGGAAGGCCAGTTCGTCCGCCAGGGCCAGGTGCTGGTCGCGCTGAACGACACGCTGCTGCGCGCCCAGCTGCGCCAGCAGGAGGCGTCGGTGGCCAGCGCCCGCGCCACCCTCGCCGAGGCCGAGGCCTCGCTGAAGCGCTCGCGCGAGCTGCTGGCCAAGGGCTTCCTGTCGCAGGCCTCTCTCGACACCGCCACCGCCCGCCAGGCCACGGCCGCCGCCCAGGTCGCCGCCGCCGAAGCGGCCCGCGGCGAAACCGCCGCCCGCGTGGCCCAGGCCTCGATCCGCGCGCCCGTCTCGGGCCTGATCGTCCGCCGCAGCGTCACCAAGGGCCAGATCGTCAACGCCGGCAGCGAGCTGTTCCGCATCGTCCGCGACGGCCGCATGGAGCTCGACGCCGAACTGCCCGAGACCGATCTGGGCGTCGTCAAGGCCGGCATGCCCGCCAGCATCACCTCCGAACAGGTCGGCCAGGCCGACGGCGCGGTGCGCATCGTCACCTCCGAGGTCGATCCCCAGACCCGGCTTGGCGTCGCCCGCATCGCCCTGACCTCGATGGGCGCCTTCCGCCCGGGGATGTTCGCCCGCGCCCAGATCCAGGCCGGCGACCAGGCCTCGCCCGTGGTGCCCAGCGCCGCGATCCTCTACCGCCAGAACCAGCCGGGCGTATTCCTGGTCGACCGCAACAAGAAGGCCCAGTTCCGCAAGGTCGGCATCGTGGCCCGCACCGGCGACATCACCGCCGTGTCCGGCGTCTCGGCCGGCGAAGACATCATCGTGGACGGCGCCGGCTTCCTCGGCGATGGCGACGCGGTGCGGGTGGCGGTGCACAAGCCCGCCCCCACCCTGGCCGCCGCCAAGCGCTAG
- a CDS encoding FadR/GntR family transcriptional regulator — protein sequence MRTQPGLSLTYGLVESLGQAIVTGEYVEVGFPTEGELSKKFGASRTVTREAVKMLTAKGLLSARPRHGTVVEPEANWNLLDPDVLRWLLERKFSLKLLSDFTEMRLGIEPAAAALAARNADEAGLDAIRKGLARMKAAADGEDDPLASDIAFHISILNATKNPFYSELHELVNTALRISIRFTNRIKGRTASIPSHEDVANAIIARDAVAAQTAMQAIIVDVLELIRAASTNDAQATRKEA from the coding sequence ATGCGCACCCAGCCTGGACTGAGCCTCACCTACGGCCTCGTGGAATCGCTTGGTCAGGCCATCGTCACCGGCGAGTACGTCGAGGTGGGCTTTCCCACCGAAGGCGAACTGTCGAAGAAGTTCGGGGCCAGCCGCACGGTCACGCGCGAGGCGGTGAAGATGCTCACCGCCAAGGGCCTGCTCAGCGCCCGTCCGCGCCACGGCACGGTGGTCGAGCCGGAGGCCAACTGGAACCTGCTCGATCCCGACGTCCTGCGCTGGCTGCTCGAGCGCAAGTTCTCGCTCAAGCTGCTTTCGGACTTCACCGAGATGCGTCTGGGCATCGAGCCCGCCGCCGCGGCCCTGGCCGCCCGCAACGCCGACGAGGCGGGCCTCGACGCCATCCGCAAGGGTCTGGCCCGCATGAAGGCCGCCGCCGACGGCGAGGACGACCCCCTCGCCTCGGACATCGCCTTCCACATCTCGATCCTGAACGCGACCAAGAACCCGTTCTACAGCGAGCTGCACGAGCTGGTGAACACGGCGCTGCGGATCTCGATCCGTTTCACCAACCGCATCAAGGGCCGCACCGCCTCGATCCCGTCGCACGAGGACGTGGCCAACGCGATCATCGCCCGCGACGCCGTGGCGGCCCAGACCGCCATGCAGGCGATCATCGTCGACGTGCTGGAACTGATCCGCGCGGCATCGACCAACGACGCTCAGGCGACGCGCAAGGAAGCCTGA
- a CDS encoding sodium/sugar symporter has translation MTLATIDLAILAIYAVAIFALAQWVSRDKGGHKKDSTDYFLASKALPWWAIGASLIAANISAEQIIGMSGSGYAIGLAIASYEWMAALTLLIVGKFFLPIFIKNGIVTMPQFLEQRYGPSVRTIMAVFWLGLYVFVNLTSILWLGSIAVHTVTGMDQMWALAAIGVFALAYQLWGGLKAVALTDIVQVALLVAGGLIIAWLSLDKIGGAGGVVAGFHHLTTQFPDHFDMILDRASPHYKDLPGLSVLFGGLWIMNISYWGFNQYIIQRALGAKDLPEAQKGIALAAYLKLLMPVIVVLPGIAALVLVPGSIKPDQAYPEMMKLLPPGLLGLVFAALVAAIVASLAAKINSIATIFTLDLYAKLKPGNSEQHLVLVGRVTAVVAVIIGILTAKPLLGGAEQAFQFIQEFTGFFTPGIVVIFILGMFWKKATTAGALTAAIGSAILSAIFWQLQEQAIFTMPFMNRVGVVFLLTLAAAVVVSLVAPQKKDVNVVSLDGISYKTTTGFNIAGLGVIIILIALYATWW, from the coding sequence GTGACACTAGCAACCATCGACCTCGCCATCCTGGCGATCTACGCCGTGGCGATCTTCGCCCTGGCGCAGTGGGTTTCCCGCGACAAGGGCGGGCACAAGAAGGACTCGACCGACTACTTCCTCGCGTCGAAGGCCCTGCCCTGGTGGGCGATCGGCGCCTCGCTGATCGCCGCCAACATCTCGGCCGAGCAGATCATCGGCATGAGCGGTTCGGGCTACGCCATCGGCCTGGCCATCGCCTCCTATGAGTGGATGGCGGCCCTGACCCTGCTGATCGTCGGCAAGTTCTTCCTGCCGATTTTCATCAAGAACGGCATCGTCACGATGCCCCAGTTCCTGGAGCAGCGGTACGGCCCCAGCGTGCGGACCATCATGGCCGTGTTCTGGCTGGGCCTGTACGTGTTCGTGAACCTGACCTCGATCCTGTGGCTGGGCTCGATCGCCGTGCACACCGTGACCGGCATGGACCAGATGTGGGCTCTCGCCGCCATCGGCGTCTTCGCCCTGGCCTACCAGCTGTGGGGCGGCCTCAAGGCCGTGGCCCTGACCGACATCGTGCAGGTGGCCCTGCTGGTGGCCGGCGGCCTGATCATCGCCTGGCTGTCGCTGGACAAGATCGGCGGCGCCGGCGGCGTCGTGGCCGGCTTCCACCACCTGACCACCCAGTTCCCCGACCACTTCGACATGATCCTCGACCGGGCCAGCCCGCACTACAAGGACCTGCCAGGCCTGTCGGTCCTGTTCGGCGGCCTGTGGATCATGAACATCAGCTACTGGGGCTTCAACCAGTACATCATCCAGCGCGCCCTGGGCGCCAAGGACCTGCCCGAAGCCCAGAAGGGCATCGCCCTGGCCGCCTACCTGAAGCTCCTGATGCCGGTCATCGTGGTGCTGCCGGGCATCGCCGCCCTGGTGCTGGTCCCCGGCTCGATCAAGCCCGACCAGGCCTATCCGGAGATGATGAAGCTGCTGCCGCCCGGCCTGCTGGGCCTGGTGTTCGCCGCCCTGGTGGCCGCGATCGTCGCGTCGCTGGCGGCCAAGATCAACTCGATCGCCACCATCTTCACCCTCGACCTCTACGCCAAGCTCAAGCCGGGCAACAGCGAACAGCACCTGGTGCTGGTGGGCCGCGTCACCGCCGTCGTGGCCGTGATCATCGGCATCCTGACCGCCAAGCCGCTGCTGGGCGGCGCCGAGCAGGCCTTCCAGTTCATCCAGGAATTCACCGGCTTCTTCACGCCGGGGATCGTGGTGATCTTCATCCTGGGCATGTTCTGGAAGAAGGCCACGACCGCCGGCGCCCTCACGGCCGCCATCGGCTCGGCCATCCTGTCGGCGATCTTCTGGCAGTTGCAGGAGCAGGCGATCTTCACGATGCCGTTCATGAACCGCGTCGGCGTCGTCTTCCTGCTGACCCTGGCCGCGGCCGTGGTCGTCTCGCTGGTCGCCCCGCAGAAGAAGGACGTCAATGTCGTCAGCCTCGACGGCATCTCCTACAAGACCACCACCGGCTTCAACATCGCCGGCCTGGGCGTGATCATCATCCTGATCGCGCTGTACGCCACGTGGTGGTGA